GAGGGGCGGCTGGATGATTTTATCTTGTACATTTCGTGATGTAACAACAGTAGGAGTCACTGCAACGAATCATTAGAAACAGGCATGATCGATGCTGAGAACCTGAGAAGCCTTTTCAAGGACTGCTATaccaagtccaagtccacGGAACAAGTTATCGTGCTTGCCTGTGCCCTGGTAATTCCTGTGACTGTCGCATTCTTTCTTGCGTTTCATGGCGTAAAAGTAGGCATGATCGGAATATTTGCGGCCTATTCCGATCTGAATTCAGAGAATATCCTACTCTTTTTTGGCGaacgtcgccatcatccagCTATTAAACTGCTTTTGTGCAATATTTCTGGGCTTCGCAGGGAAAAAAGGGGCGTGAAATCGGGTGGGAGGTTTTGGGAATGCCCATATGACTCTGGGCTCTATTCGGAatcgatgtcgtatccgtcACGGCGTTTTCAATGCCTTTTGATGTGGCGTTCTGGCTTTTTGGATTGCTTGTCATGTCATTGACACTGGTTATATGGCGATAGAATCTCTTTCTTTCGGCAGGATGCCGCCGCTAGCCAGGCTCTACCGCTTCTTCCCCTTAGTCTTATCCACGAGGTCCATCCACCCCTTCTCAACACCTCTCTTCTGCAGGGCCTTGACCACCGCAGCCTGTTGCGGTCCCTGTACCATGATCTCCATGACCTGCGCCTCAGTCTTCTTCGCCGCACCAGCCAGCGGCTCAACGCTTGTGGACCCAGCGCAAACCTTTCTCAACTCGTCAGCCAGCGGCTTCGGACTGATGTGGTATGGTTCCAGCCCGGACACTTTAGTGACAGTCTTGTTTCCGCTCCTTGTCTCGAGGGTGATGTGAATCTTTGGCGGCGACCCGCTTCTGGCCTTGACGCTGCTGGGGTCTGTCCCATCCCGGACGATCGCGTATGATGTGGACATGCCGCTCAAGACCCTTTCGATGAGAGTATCTCGGGCCACAGTGCCCttggcgagggcgtcctTGTCAGCTGATCCAGAGCCAGTGAATACGCCGTTGGCGAGTATCGGGTCGAGCTTAACGATGCGCTTGTTTGTCTCAGACACCAAGTTCTCGCCTTCGATGTAGGCGGTCACCGCATCGCGTACTTCTGACTGAGTGAACAGCGACTTGGAAGCGGAGTCGAAGATGGGTTGCAGCTTGGAGGTGGGCTTGAAGTATGAGACAATCTTCAGCTTCTGTCCAACTGCGTCGTCACCAACATCGACCTTGCCCGTAGCAGTTTCGCCCCTACCAAGTGATGTGCCACCAgccgtcgtctccttcttggGTAGGCGATACGGTTTGAAATCAACAATCGCGGGGTTCTCGAACTTGACTTCCGTAACAACCGTCTCCTGGCCTTTCTCCTTGCTCTTGAGTAGCCCCTCTTTGTCGAGGCTCTTGATGAATTTCTTGATGTTCTTCCACGACGTCTTCTTGATTTGCAATTGCTGTGCCTGCTGTGGTGTGTGCGCGGGCAAAAAGGGCTGAATCAGGGTCGACATGACATAAGACTGGGACAGTGGGAAGACGAGACCGTAGTTGGGCGGCGAGTTTGACGACTTGTGTTGGTGGATGCCGAAAAGGAATGACTTGCGGAATGCCTCATCGATCTCGGGTTGTGTGAAGTCGGGAATAATATCGTCTtcggttgctgctgctgctgggccggCATCTTGGGCGGTAgcgtcgtcatcttcaagAGAAACTCCTCCATCCTCATCCGGACCATCCAAAGACAGCCCGCTCAAGCTCTCAACCAGTCCTCGCGCTTCCAGAACCTTCAACCATCCCGCAATCTCCTCCGGAGCCTTCCTGCCCGACTTGTTGTCGGTGCTGAACCCCCACATCTCGTCGCCAGCCCAGTGCAAATTCCTGACAGCATGTCCCTTCGCACCCCGCACGTTCTGCAGTGCGCTGACGTCGATCTCACATGCTCCCACAGCCACGGGCACCGACGGGTTCTCCAAGCTCgcaatggcgacgacggcacccttcttcgccttctcggGGAACGGGGGCCCGCCGAACAAGCCAGGAGTCATCAGATCGGCGCCCCCCTGAAGCTTTTTTACGACGATGCCCGGGGTGTGGAGAAGCGGGAGGATATCCGGATTGGCCCAGAGGGTGTACACCGTGGGGTAGACGATGCCTTCCATCTGGAACCACAGAACGCGGGGctcctcgccatcgtggCTGCCGACGTAGTAGGTGCCGGAGGTCGGCTTCAGATCGGGGCCgtaggtggtggtgaagCGGGCAGACTGGAGGTTGTCGGGGAACAGAGATTTTCGGAGATTGGTCTGCACGGCGAGCGCT
The DNA window shown above is from Colletotrichum destructivum chromosome 2, complete sequence and carries:
- a CDS encoding Putative SUI1 domain, PUA-like superfamily, SUI1 domain superfamily, SWIB/MDM2 domain superfamily — encoded protein: MFKKKPTVKSLSPLRSSDRRKLADQVIKDYGLDSKLVATTDEQTPEQKAEALAVQTNLRKSLFPDNLQSARFTTTYGPDLKPTSGTYYVGSHDGEEPRVLWFQMEGIVYPTVYTLWANPDILPLLHTPGIVVKKLQGGADLMTPGLFGGPPFPEKAKKGAVVAIASLENPSVPVAVGACEIDVSALQNVRGAKGHAVRNLHWAGDEMWGFSTDNKSGRKAPEEIAGWLKVLEARGLVESLSGLSLDGPDEDGGVSLEDDDATAQDAGPAAAATEDDIIPDFTQPEIDEAFRKSFLFGIHQHKSSNSPPNYGLVFPLSQSYVMSTLIQPFLPAHTPQQAQQLQIKKTSWKNIKKFIKSLDKEGLLKSKEKGQETVVTEVKFENPAIVDFKPYRLPKKETTAGGTSLGRGETATGKVDVGDDAVGQKLKIVSYFKPTSKLQPIFDSASKSLFTQSEVRDAVTAYIEGENLVSETNKRIVKLDPILANGVFTGSGSADKDALAKGTVARDTLIERVLSGMSTSYAIVRDGTDPSSVKARSGSPPKIHITLETRSGNKTVTKVSGLEPYHISPKPLADELRKVCAGSTSVEPLAGAAKKTEAQVMEIMVQGPQQAAVVKALQKRGVEKGWMDLVDKTKGKKR